A stretch of the Nitrospirota bacterium genome encodes the following:
- a CDS encoding transcriptional repressor — protein MKTPAQHLIEKSVKVTAQRAAVLEFLQGNTDHPSPDEVYRKVHKRFPYISRATVYNTIKTLVKAGMLQEVLIQQDKTRVDPNVSQHHHFKCLRCGNVEDMPYALMTADRVRKSLKRYQVEEVRLVVEGVCARCR, from the coding sequence ATGAAGACGCCGGCCCAACATCTCATCGAAAAATCCGTCAAGGTCACGGCCCAGCGGGCGGCCGTCCTGGAATTTCTCCAGGGCAATACGGATCACCCCTCGCCCGACGAGGTCTATCGCAAGGTCCACAAGCGCTTTCCCTATATCTCCCGCGCCACGGTCTATAACACGATCAAGACGCTGGTGAAGGCCGGCATGCTCCAGGAAGTGCTGATCCAGCAGGACAAGACACGCGTGGACCCCAACGTGTCTCAGCATCACCACTTCAAGTGTCTGCGGTGCGGGAACGTGGAAGACATGCCCTATGCGCTGATGACGGCCGATCGTGTGCGCAAGAGTCTTAAGCGCTACCAGGTCGAGGAGGTGCGCCTAGTCGTCGAAGGAGTATGCGCCCGATGCCGCTGA
- the der gene encoding ribosome biogenesis GTPase Der — MSAPLIAIIGRPNVGKSTLFNRILGGKPAIVDDVPGVTRDRNYADGTYRGRPFRLVDTGGLDPAAADGMLALIKRQSQIAIAEADILIFVMDGRAGLTPPDEEVVTLLRGINKPVFYAINKIDTLKAEALMADFYKIGQGQFFPVSAEHGIGVDDLLDAFHHLLPEGETDQSPANLPRIAVVGRPNVGKSTLVNSLLGEDRVLVSAVAGTTRDPIDTLVTYQDRKYVFTDTAGIRRRGKIERGIEGFSVARALKAMGRSDIAVLLLDAVEGITEQDTKIAGLALKQGRACILVVNKWDLRESDPEARQEYEAELQRKFPFLPWAPVLYGSAMKPDSVREIFRLIDRVVNAFTVRVPTGPLNKFLQAILEENPLPVRKGKPSKAIKSVFMTQVATKPPAFALFVGHPDDVTKNYLRFLENRLREQYDFLGTPLRILVRKK, encoded by the coding sequence ATGTCTGCACCATTGATCGCCATCATCGGCCGGCCCAACGTGGGCAAGTCCACGCTGTTCAACCGCATCCTGGGCGGGAAGCCCGCGATCGTGGACGACGTGCCGGGCGTGACCCGCGACCGCAACTACGCCGACGGGACCTACCGGGGCCGGCCGTTCCGCCTCGTGGATACGGGCGGACTGGACCCGGCTGCCGCCGACGGCATGTTGGCCCTGATCAAGCGCCAATCGCAGATCGCGATCGCGGAAGCGGACATCCTGATCTTCGTGATGGATGGGCGCGCGGGTCTGACGCCTCCGGACGAGGAAGTGGTCACCCTTCTGCGCGGCATCAACAAGCCGGTGTTCTACGCGATCAATAAGATCGACACGCTCAAAGCCGAGGCTCTGATGGCCGACTTCTACAAGATCGGACAGGGCCAGTTCTTCCCGGTCTCGGCCGAGCACGGCATCGGGGTGGATGACTTGCTCGATGCCTTCCATCACCTGCTGCCGGAAGGGGAAACCGACCAGAGCCCGGCGAACCTGCCGCGCATCGCCGTGGTGGGCCGCCCCAATGTCGGCAAATCCACGCTGGTGAACAGCCTCCTCGGGGAAGATCGGGTCCTGGTCAGCGCCGTAGCCGGCACCACGCGCGATCCGATCGATACGCTCGTGACCTATCAGGACCGCAAGTACGTCTTCACCGACACGGCCGGCATCCGGCGCCGCGGCAAGATCGAACGGGGCATCGAAGGCTTCAGCGTGGCCCGGGCTCTGAAAGCCATGGGCCGGTCGGACATCGCCGTCCTGCTGCTGGATGCGGTCGAGGGCATCACCGAACAGGATACGAAGATCGCCGGGCTCGCCCTGAAGCAAGGCCGCGCCTGCATCCTGGTGGTCAACAAGTGGGACCTGCGCGAGAGCGACCCGGAGGCCCGCCAGGAATACGAGGCCGAACTCCAGCGGAAGTTCCCGTTCCTGCCCTGGGCGCCGGTGCTGTACGGCTCGGCCATGAAGCCGGACTCGGTGCGCGAGATCTTCCGGCTGATCGATCGGGTGGTCAATGCTTTCACGGTCCGCGTGCCCACCGGACCGCTGAACAAGTTCCTGCAAGCCATTCTGGAAGAGAATCCCCTCCCGGTCCGCAAGGGCAAGCCCAGCAAGGCGATCAAATCCGTCTTCATGACCCAAGTGGCGACGAAACCGCCGGCCTTCGCGCTCTTCGTGGGCCACCCGGACGACGTGACTAAAAACTACCTCCGGTTCCTGGAAAACCGCCTGCGGGAACAATACGACTTCCTCGGAACCCCCCTCCGCATTCTCGTGCGCAAGAAGTAA